Proteins from a genomic interval of Nitrospira sp.:
- a CDS encoding VOC family protein — MPALFHLAFPVHDLAAAKRFYVDGLGCVLGRESSTAMTLGLAGHQLTAHLSTAPIASQKGIYPRHFGLVLTGVEEWQTLADRAKAKDLVFYQQPRRRFPGTQIEHRTFFLEDPSGNLLEFKHYLHESAIFGERNYPSVGDAE; from the coding sequence ATGCCGGCGCTTTTTCATCTTGCGTTCCCCGTCCACGATTTGGCCGCGGCCAAGCGATTCTATGTCGATGGTCTGGGTTGTGTGCTTGGGCGGGAGTCCTCCACCGCCATGACGCTCGGACTTGCCGGCCACCAGCTGACGGCGCACCTCTCGACTGCGCCGATCGCCTCGCAGAAGGGCATCTATCCTCGCCATTTCGGTCTGGTGCTGACGGGCGTGGAGGAATGGCAGACGCTAGCCGATCGCGCAAAGGCCAAGGATCTCGTGTTTTATCAGCAGCCTCGTCGCCGGTTTCCCGGGACACAGATTGAGCATCGCACGTTTTTTCTGGAAGACCCTTCAGGCAATCTGCTCGAATTCAAACATTACCTGCACGAATCGGCGATTTTCGGGGAGCGAAACTATCCATCTGTCGGCGACGCGGAGTAG
- a CDS encoding peptidylprolyl isomerase has protein sequence MGLTGAALALYALGLLTGCTEPPQEEPVIAMINGRSITQAEFDIRWEELSQATRARYEKEGGKRRFLDELIMRELLMQEARKQGLDQSDEIREKTLRYREQLILDELLKDRIKTKVEISKEELDAYLERHANQLLANPKVQVSVMLLPNVYAAKDLKRQVEAGGNFTRFALRYSIDERSRAKGGDLGPYRKGLLEPELEALIPSMHPGVLSDPIKTDKGYYLMKVSPLEPEILQADQATRERLRQELLAEKRRKRLDDVFAELRTGATIRMADAARYVTDEPGRQ, from the coding sequence GTGGGACTGACCGGCGCGGCATTGGCGTTGTACGCACTCGGCTTATTGACTGGCTGTACGGAACCACCGCAGGAAGAGCCGGTGATCGCCATGATCAACGGACGCTCCATCACCCAGGCTGAGTTCGACATTCGCTGGGAAGAACTGTCGCAGGCCACCCGCGCCCGGTACGAAAAAGAAGGCGGAAAACGCCGGTTCCTCGATGAATTGATCATGCGCGAGTTGTTGATGCAGGAGGCGCGCAAGCAAGGGCTTGATCAATCGGACGAGATCCGCGAGAAGACGTTGCGGTACCGCGAACAGCTGATTCTGGATGAATTGCTGAAGGACCGGATCAAGACCAAGGTCGAGATCTCGAAGGAAGAACTGGACGCGTACCTTGAAAGACATGCCAACCAACTCCTGGCGAATCCCAAGGTGCAGGTCTCGGTCATGTTGCTGCCGAACGTGTACGCCGCCAAGGATCTGAAACGCCAGGTGGAAGCCGGCGGCAACTTCACGCGATTCGCCCTCCGGTATTCGATTGATGAGCGGAGCCGTGCCAAGGGCGGCGATCTGGGCCCCTACCGAAAGGGCTTGCTGGAGCCTGAACTCGAGGCGTTGATCCCCTCCATGCACCCCGGCGTGTTGAGTGATCCGATCAAGACCGACAAGGGCTACTATCTTATGAAGGTCAGCCCGTTGGAGCCGGAAATTCTGCAGGCGGATCAGGCGACCCGAGAACGGCTCCGTCAGGAACTGCTGGCCGAAAAACGGCGAAAGCGGCTGGACGACGTCTTCGCCGAACTCCGCACCGGTGCCACCATCCGCATGGCCGACGCCGCTCGCTACGTGACCGATGAACCAGGGCGGCAGTAA
- a CDS encoding peptidyl-prolyl cis-trans isomerase: MNHRLHSVSTCLRAILRLPAGIRPSSAQPTGSLVGPLATGLLLSVCVGLVPTASANAAKLEDRIVAVVNSDLIMWSELKRDLLPDQERLRKLYKGEELERRLKTAEAIAVTKMIERKLQLQAAKNKGVDVSDQEVAQAMEEMKKQGEALNNADPNTTRRIREQLTLMRVVDREVRGLIMVADSEMKRYYREHQDRFAYPEEYQLSQILIKPRTPDGLSAAQGRAEALLATLKQGEPFEDLAIRFSDGADASRGGRLGLVRQGELIPALEQALTSLPVGQITGIVETAEGLHIVRVDDKKPRQFRPFEQVKAEIQSLVFQQKTEDQYQLWMADLKNKAYIEIKF, from the coding sequence ATGAATCACCGATTGCATTCCGTTTCGACATGCCTCCGCGCCATCCTGCGCCTACCAGCAGGCATCCGGCCGTCTTCCGCTCAGCCAACCGGGTCTCTCGTCGGCCCACTGGCCACGGGTCTGCTTCTCAGTGTCTGTGTGGGCCTGGTCCCGACCGCTTCCGCGAACGCCGCCAAACTGGAAGATCGCATCGTGGCGGTCGTCAACTCCGACCTGATCATGTGGTCGGAATTAAAACGTGACCTGCTTCCCGATCAGGAGCGTCTGCGCAAGCTGTATAAAGGCGAGGAACTGGAACGCCGCCTCAAGACCGCCGAAGCGATCGCCGTCACGAAGATGATCGAGCGCAAGCTGCAGCTCCAGGCCGCCAAAAACAAGGGCGTGGATGTGTCCGACCAGGAAGTCGCGCAAGCGATGGAGGAGATGAAGAAGCAGGGGGAGGCGCTCAACAACGCCGACCCGAACACCACCAGGCGTATCCGCGAACAGCTGACGTTGATGCGTGTGGTCGACCGCGAAGTGCGCGGCTTAATCATGGTGGCCGATTCGGAGATGAAGCGATACTACCGGGAGCACCAAGATCGGTTCGCGTACCCCGAGGAATATCAGTTGAGCCAAATTCTGATCAAACCCCGCACGCCCGATGGCCTCTCGGCAGCACAAGGGCGTGCCGAAGCGCTGTTGGCCACCTTGAAACAGGGGGAGCCCTTCGAGGATCTGGCGATTCGCTTCTCCGACGGGGCAGACGCCTCACGCGGCGGGCGACTGGGATTGGTCCGGCAAGGCGAGTTGATTCCTGCGCTGGAACAGGCGCTCACCTCGTTGCCGGTGGGGCAGATCACGGGAATCGTCGAGACGGCGGAAGGACTGCATATCGTGCGCGTGGACGACAAGAAACCGCGCCAGTTTCGGCCCTTCGAACAGGTGAAGGCGGAAATTCAATCCCTTGTCTTTCAGCAGAAGACCGAGGATCAGTATCAGCTCTGGATGGCCGATCTCAAAAACAAAGCCTACATCGAGATCAAGTTTTAA
- a CDS encoding isoaspartyl peptidase/L-asparaginase, giving the protein MTDAQTDCLEAALAEGHRLLMDGRPALSVVEEAIRRLEESGLFNAGRGSNRQLDGVCRMDASIMEGHDLRAGAVASIEGIVHPVTAARLVMERTAHVLLVGQSASRFARYFGLERVPRAKTSAGPPPRQLRPRAGVSRTLRLHQALVKTGRLRTRSLGKETVGAVALDLSGTVAAGASTGGVDVMLPGRVGDTPLIGCGVYADNEAGAVSMTGLGESIIRVAVAKEITDGLAAGLSPAVAAARVLRKVVQRIHGAAGVLVLSPDGRFAIRHSTPHMAAGVIGRDGRPLVRSRFA; this is encoded by the coding sequence ATGACCGATGCTCAGACGGACTGCCTGGAGGCCGCTCTGGCGGAGGGGCATCGTCTGTTGATGGACGGGAGGCCCGCATTGTCGGTGGTTGAGGAAGCCATTCGCCGTCTGGAGGAATCCGGATTGTTCAATGCAGGGCGTGGCTCGAACCGCCAACTCGATGGGGTGTGCCGGATGGACGCGTCGATCATGGAAGGCCATGACTTGCGTGCCGGTGCGGTCGCGTCCATCGAGGGCATTGTCCATCCGGTCACGGCAGCGCGGTTGGTCATGGAGCGGACGGCGCATGTGCTGCTTGTCGGGCAGTCGGCCTCTCGCTTTGCCCGGTATTTTGGACTGGAACGTGTTCCCCGCGCAAAAACGTCGGCCGGCCCACCACCGCGACAACTGCGACCGCGCGCTGGGGTGAGTCGAACGCTGCGACTCCATCAAGCGCTTGTAAAAACCGGTCGCCTCCGGACCAGGAGTCTGGGGAAAGAGACGGTGGGAGCGGTAGCACTGGATCTGTCGGGAACCGTCGCCGCTGGCGCCTCGACCGGCGGTGTAGATGTCATGTTGCCGGGCCGGGTGGGCGATACGCCGCTCATCGGTTGCGGGGTCTATGCCGACAATGAGGCCGGAGCCGTCTCCATGACCGGACTGGGGGAGAGCATCATTCGAGTTGCCGTCGCCAAGGAAATTACTGATGGATTGGCGGCCGGGCTGAGTCCGGCGGTGGCGGCTGCCCGTGTCCTCCGTAAGGTGGTGCAACGCATTCACGGTGCCGCCGGCGTGTTGGTCCTGTCGCCGGACGGACGATTCGCCATTCGGCACAGCACCCCTCACATGGCGGCCGGGGTCATCGGGCGTGATGGGCGGCCTCTGGTGCGAAGTCGGTTTGCGTAG
- a CDS encoding SprT-like domain-containing protein, with the protein MAPSAEPLLTIWADLNRRYFHDALPPIRIEWSRRLTSSAGMFVCRVGPRHPHSLSTSDQTRRRCIRLSSVLLSVQDQSRDRETMTTLAHEMIHQWQYDILKRRPNHGQDFRRMMARMNLDGLGITIYHSLGKAVTALAKYAWRCQQCGSIYRRQRRTIQPRRHLCGACRGPLREFAIVQDEPQPEPAPMSFMGRQFSLPFQSS; encoded by the coding sequence ATGGCGCCCTCTGCCGAACCGTTGCTGACCATCTGGGCCGACCTTAATCGACGGTATTTTCACGATGCGTTGCCGCCGATTCGCATCGAATGGAGCCGGCGACTGACCTCCTCTGCCGGCATGTTTGTCTGCCGGGTCGGTCCGAGACATCCTCACTCACTCAGCACCAGTGATCAGACGCGACGACGCTGCATCAGGCTGTCATCGGTCCTCCTCTCAGTTCAGGACCAAAGCCGGGATCGCGAAACGATGACGACGCTGGCGCACGAAATGATTCATCAGTGGCAATACGACATCCTCAAGCGTCGTCCGAATCATGGTCAGGATTTCCGTCGCATGATGGCGCGCATGAACCTGGATGGCCTCGGCATCACGATCTATCATTCGTTGGGCAAAGCGGTGACGGCATTGGCGAAGTATGCCTGGCGCTGCCAACAATGCGGCTCCATCTACCGGCGGCAGCGTCGGACCATTCAACCACGACGGCACCTCTGCGGAGCCTGTCGGGGACCGCTCCGTGAGTTCGCGATCGTGCAGGATGAACCGCAACCGGAACCCGCTCCGATGAGTTTCATGGGCCGGCAATTCAGCCTTCCATTCCAATCGAGCTAA
- the mfd gene encoding transcription-repair coupling factor, with amino-acid sequence MPPVVPLHLTNWLAPAREALHSGSGKPCLMGLHGSTTGFGLALLTQSVPSQPLADRSWLVVTKTDDEAERLYRDTLFFRTLFGQSGDDLALFPKWETLPYESTVPHIDLVARRMQTLHRLCTTARTVLFTSVPALTQRVLPALVFTDALLCFQPNGTLERDTLVSGLLRLGYRKGSVVEIPGEFSIRGGIVDIYSTAYPDPLRVEFLGDTIESIRFFDPATQKSTDKIKQAWVLPARELIRPEDAPDALAPLTADAEWHAPSVYGAMDSLLDYFPQPPVLVLDQPDTLKAHTAECWQAIEEGYLRHEDRSDPNPYPTPDQLYLTWDQIRAATERYATLALEPLTAPDASWEPVMTCPAQTPASVGLGQRGTAFSHTLEVLDQLREGGPVVLVARSQGQVGRLLALFGEHDRPAVEWKPSALAAGGAQKAPFSVLNGDVSAGFLSSELRLVVLTEEELFAKGARHKPQHKSKAATFLSSLEDLNVGDFVVHVQYGIAKYQGLRRLSVQDFDSDFLVLEFAGTDKLYVPLDRLNQVQRYAGADAHVPRLDRLGGTSWAKTTAKVKKDIEEMAHELVELYANRELVHRTSYGKDSTLYHEFEAAFEYEETPDQRKAIEDITHDLASTKPMDRLVCGDVGYGKTEVAMRAAFKAVEENRQVAVLVPTTLLAHQHYDNFVERFAPFPTRVGLISRFQSPKETKAIIKDTAAGLVDVLIGTHRLLQKDVQFRNLGLVIIDEEQWFGVKHKERLKQLRTQVDVLTLTATPIPRTLQMTMTSVRDLSIINTPPSGRLAIRTQVLRFSEKAIREAILRELGRGGQTYFVHNRVETMERMGAWLQELVPEARIVMAHGQMDSKPLEAVMLKFFHREADILIASAIIQSGIDVPTANTIIVNRADTFGLAQLYQLRGRVGRSGEQAYAYFLVPDEGNLSEDAQKRLTAIQQFTELGSGFRIAAADLEIRGAGNLLGKQQSGHIAAIGLDLYLQMVEQAVQRLKGHVVEEEPDPELRLSVSAYIPEDYVADSHQRLSFYKRLSSCGQLGDLALLHGEIEDRYGHPPDPVERLFELMQIRLLAKQLRLASVVEQLHAVVITFDPKAKVSETAVQALMDKYKKRLRFLSPLSFELQMPHDDWSLVFPELNAILQTLHVCGTNNKEPQKGSS; translated from the coding sequence GTGCCACCTGTCGTACCACTGCATCTGACGAACTGGCTCGCGCCGGCACGAGAAGCCCTTCACTCCGGCTCAGGCAAACCCTGCCTCATGGGCTTGCACGGCTCAACGACCGGTTTCGGCCTCGCCCTGCTCACGCAGAGCGTGCCTTCCCAACCACTGGCTGACCGCTCCTGGCTGGTCGTCACCAAGACAGACGACGAGGCGGAGCGCCTCTATCGAGACACGCTTTTTTTCCGCACCCTCTTCGGGCAATCGGGCGACGACCTCGCACTCTTCCCCAAATGGGAAACGTTGCCGTATGAATCGACCGTCCCCCACATCGATCTGGTCGCCCGCCGCATGCAGACGTTGCACCGGCTCTGCACGACCGCTCGCACGGTCCTGTTCACCTCCGTCCCGGCCCTGACCCAGCGCGTGCTTCCGGCGTTGGTGTTCACCGATGCCCTGCTTTGCTTTCAACCCAACGGGACACTGGAACGGGACACGCTCGTGTCCGGCCTGCTGCGCCTGGGATATCGCAAAGGTTCGGTGGTGGAAATTCCCGGCGAATTCAGCATCCGCGGAGGCATCGTCGACATTTACTCGACGGCCTATCCCGATCCGTTGCGGGTGGAGTTTCTCGGCGACACCATCGAATCCATCCGTTTTTTCGATCCGGCCACCCAAAAGTCGACCGACAAGATCAAGCAGGCCTGGGTGCTACCCGCGCGGGAATTGATCCGTCCCGAAGACGCACCCGATGCACTCGCGCCACTGACCGCCGATGCCGAATGGCATGCCCCGTCCGTCTATGGCGCCATGGACAGCCTCTTGGATTATTTTCCACAGCCTCCCGTACTGGTGCTGGATCAGCCCGACACCTTGAAAGCCCACACGGCGGAATGTTGGCAAGCCATTGAGGAAGGGTATCTGCGTCACGAAGATCGTTCCGACCCAAACCCATACCCGACGCCCGATCAGCTCTATCTCACCTGGGATCAGATTCGTGCCGCAACGGAGAGGTATGCGACGCTCGCCCTTGAGCCGCTCACCGCGCCGGACGCGAGTTGGGAGCCGGTGATGACCTGCCCGGCGCAAACCCCGGCGAGTGTGGGACTCGGTCAGCGCGGGACCGCCTTCAGCCATACGTTGGAAGTGCTCGATCAACTGCGGGAGGGCGGTCCGGTCGTCCTGGTGGCTCGCAGCCAGGGTCAGGTTGGCCGATTGCTGGCACTGTTCGGCGAACATGATCGGCCGGCCGTGGAGTGGAAACCCTCGGCGCTCGCCGCCGGCGGCGCGCAGAAGGCGCCGTTTTCGGTCTTGAACGGCGACGTGTCGGCCGGCTTCCTCTCTTCCGAGCTACGCCTGGTCGTGCTGACGGAAGAAGAACTGTTCGCGAAGGGGGCCCGCCACAAGCCGCAACACAAGAGCAAGGCGGCGACCTTTCTTTCCTCGTTAGAGGATCTGAACGTCGGTGATTTCGTGGTGCACGTGCAATACGGCATCGCCAAATACCAAGGACTGCGCCGGCTCTCGGTCCAGGACTTCGACAGCGACTTCCTGGTGCTCGAATTCGCCGGAACGGACAAGCTCTATGTACCGCTCGACCGGCTGAATCAGGTGCAGCGGTACGCGGGGGCCGACGCACATGTTCCACGACTGGACCGGCTCGGCGGGACGAGTTGGGCGAAAACGACCGCGAAAGTCAAAAAAGACATCGAAGAAATGGCGCACGAGCTCGTCGAGCTCTATGCGAACCGGGAACTGGTCCATCGGACGTCCTACGGCAAAGACAGCACGCTCTACCACGAGTTTGAGGCAGCCTTCGAATATGAAGAAACGCCTGACCAGCGGAAAGCAATCGAGGACATCACCCACGACCTGGCCTCCACCAAGCCGATGGATCGCCTGGTGTGCGGCGATGTGGGCTATGGCAAGACCGAAGTCGCCATGCGGGCGGCATTCAAAGCGGTTGAGGAAAACCGGCAGGTGGCCGTACTGGTGCCCACGACCCTCCTTGCCCATCAGCATTACGACAATTTCGTGGAACGGTTCGCCCCCTTCCCCACCCGTGTGGGACTAATTTCCCGGTTTCAATCGCCGAAGGAGACGAAGGCGATCATCAAAGATACGGCGGCGGGCCTGGTCGATGTGCTCATCGGCACCCACCGGCTCCTTCAGAAAGACGTGCAGTTTCGCAACCTCGGGCTCGTCATCATCGATGAGGAGCAATGGTTCGGGGTCAAGCACAAGGAACGCCTCAAGCAGTTGCGCACCCAAGTCGACGTCCTGACCCTGACGGCCACACCGATTCCCCGCACGCTCCAAATGACCATGACGAGTGTGCGCGACCTGTCGATCATCAATACCCCGCCGTCCGGGCGACTCGCCATTCGGACACAGGTGCTCCGCTTCAGCGAAAAAGCCATTCGCGAAGCGATTCTCCGCGAGCTCGGCCGCGGCGGGCAAACCTACTTCGTGCATAACCGCGTGGAAACCATGGAACGAATGGGCGCATGGCTCCAGGAACTGGTTCCGGAAGCGCGCATCGTCATGGCACATGGCCAGATGGATTCCAAACCGTTGGAAGCCGTCATGCTGAAATTTTTTCATCGGGAGGCGGACATTCTGATCGCGTCCGCCATCATTCAGTCCGGGATCGATGTGCCGACGGCCAATACGATCATCGTCAATCGCGCCGATACCTTCGGGCTGGCGCAGCTCTACCAGCTGCGTGGCCGCGTGGGACGAAGCGGTGAGCAAGCCTACGCCTACTTCCTGGTGCCGGATGAAGGCAACTTGTCGGAGGATGCACAAAAACGACTCACGGCCATCCAACAATTTACCGAGCTGGGGTCGGGCTTTCGCATCGCCGCAGCCGATTTGGAAATTCGCGGGGCGGGCAATCTGCTCGGCAAACAACAATCGGGGCATATCGCCGCCATCGGCCTCGATCTCTATCTGCAAATGGTGGAACAGGCGGTACAGCGCCTCAAGGGCCACGTAGTGGAGGAAGAGCCGGATCCCGAGCTGCGACTCAGTGTCTCGGCCTATATTCCCGAGGACTATGTGGCCGACAGTCATCAACGGCTCTCCTTCTACAAGCGCCTGTCGTCCTGCGGACAACTCGGGGATCTCGCGCTCTTGCACGGAGAGATCGAAGACCGGTACGGGCATCCCCCGGATCCGGTCGAGCGGTTGTTCGAACTCATGCAAATCCGCCTCCTGGCGAAACAGCTCCGTCTCGCCTCCGTGGTCGAACAGCTCCACGCCGTCGTGATCACCTTCGATCCCAAGGCGAAAGTGTCGGAGACCGCCGTGCAGGCCCTCATGGACAAGTACAAAAAGCGGCTGCGATTCCTGTCACCGCTGTCGTTTGAACTCCAGATGCCGCATGACGACTGGAGTTTGGTCTTTCCAGAACTCAACGCAATCTTGCAAACCCTCCACGTCTGTGGTACCAACAACAAAGAACCGCAGAAAGGCTCGAGCTGA
- a CDS encoding YihA family ribosome biogenesis GTP-binding protein — MKLLSAEFIKSSVSPEQFPADSLPEIAFVGRSNVGKSSLINSLLHRKKLAKVSKTPGKTRAVNFFTVRTSDPKLPLLSLVDLPGYGYAKVSKTTRAQWGPMIEQYLEQRQSLGAVILLIESRVWMPQDVMTIQWVQSLGCGLIIVLTKADKLRQSERKPTLTEVRVACGLPAEVPVILYSAETHEGRDALWGEIRAQFNGLRKHECDTRER; from the coding sequence ATGAAATTACTCAGCGCCGAGTTTATCAAAAGTTCCGTGTCTCCAGAACAGTTTCCTGCCGACAGTTTGCCCGAAATCGCTTTCGTGGGACGCTCCAATGTCGGCAAATCCTCGCTGATCAATTCCCTGCTGCATCGGAAAAAATTGGCGAAGGTCAGCAAGACGCCGGGAAAAACACGCGCCGTGAACTTTTTTACCGTTCGGACCTCGGACCCGAAGCTGCCGCTCTTGTCCCTGGTGGACTTGCCCGGATATGGCTATGCCAAGGTCTCCAAAACCACGCGCGCGCAATGGGGGCCGATGATCGAACAATATCTCGAACAGCGGCAATCGCTCGGTGCGGTGATTCTGCTGATCGAGTCGCGTGTGTGGATGCCGCAAGATGTCATGACGATCCAGTGGGTGCAGTCGCTCGGATGCGGGCTGATCATCGTGCTGACGAAAGCCGATAAGTTGCGGCAGAGCGAGCGGAAGCCGACCCTGACCGAAGTGCGCGTCGCTTGCGGATTGCCCGCCGAAGTGCCGGTCATTCTGTATTCGGCCGAAACCCATGAGGGACGGGACGCGTTATGGGGCGAGATTCGCGCGCAGTTTAATGGACTGCGGAAACACGAGTGTGACACGAGAGAACGTTGA
- the rfaE2 gene encoding D-glycero-beta-D-manno-heptose 1-phosphate adenylyltransferase: MPTKVTTREELASLLAEHRRQQHRIVFTNGCFDLMHIGHVRYLQAARDLGEVLIVGVNSDTSVRALHKGADRPIVPDVQRAEVLAALACVDYVVIFPEPDPGALIATLQPDILVKGGDWPLDRIVGRDTVEARGGHVQTIPLVPGVSTTTLVQRIRSTTA; the protein is encoded by the coding sequence ATGCCCACAAAAGTCACCACACGCGAGGAATTGGCTTCCCTGCTGGCGGAACACCGTCGGCAGCAGCACCGGATCGTCTTCACGAACGGCTGCTTCGATCTCATGCACATCGGCCATGTCCGTTACCTGCAGGCGGCCCGCGATCTCGGTGAGGTGCTCATCGTCGGGGTGAATTCCGACACCTCCGTACGCGCCCTGCACAAGGGTGCTGATCGTCCCATCGTGCCGGATGTCCAGCGGGCCGAGGTCCTTGCGGCGCTGGCCTGCGTGGACTACGTGGTCATTTTCCCTGAACCGGATCCCGGTGCGCTCATTGCGACCCTCCAGCCGGATATTCTGGTCAAGGGCGGCGACTGGCCGCTCGACCGGATCGTCGGCCGGGACACGGTGGAAGCGCGCGGCGGACACGTCCAAACCATCCCGCTCGTCCCCGGGGTCTCAACCACCACACTGGTACAACGCATTCGCTCCACCACGGCGTAA
- a CDS encoding DNA polymerase IV, with translation MSARWPRQILFGDIDAMFASAAVLADPSLAGKPVAVGGPPPRGIIAAASYAVRRFGVRSAMPTIQALRLCPQLILVPPDRPLYTRLHRQLQGVTNRFFPETEWTSIDEFYADTTRLQTRHPDPRLLGQTLKDDILRTTGLTCTIALASGKTVAKIAADAHKPDGLAVIEPGAEASFLAPLPIRSLPGMGPKSTEAVERLGVKTMGDLLLPRFESALLRLLGTRLAAFQSLARGFDSDPVVADRESKSVSHETTFDEDTNDPGVLEPIIHGFLETLAHELRLEGLAAGSFTVKLKDSQFRITTRQRKFATPLNYDPDMWPDIRLALKNLLQPRSRYRLVGLGLSDLVPAPEPLFDRRQRDAVAALDKLIERHGAGVVRLGALPLDDEGKKKRRHPPPV, from the coding sequence ATGTCTGCTCGTTGGCCCCGACAAATTCTCTTCGGCGACATCGACGCCATGTTTGCCTCGGCCGCCGTGCTCGCCGATCCGTCGTTGGCAGGAAAACCGGTCGCGGTAGGAGGCCCGCCCCCACGCGGCATTATTGCGGCCGCCAGCTATGCGGTCCGGCGATTCGGCGTCCGCTCCGCTATGCCGACCATTCAGGCGCTGCGCCTCTGCCCTCAGCTGATCCTCGTCCCACCTGACCGGCCGCTCTATACGAGGCTCCATCGTCAGCTTCAAGGAGTCACCAACCGGTTTTTTCCTGAAACCGAGTGGACGAGTATCGATGAATTTTATGCGGACACGACGAGACTACAAACCCGTCATCCCGATCCCCGATTGTTAGGGCAGACGCTCAAGGACGACATTCTCCGCACGACGGGCCTCACCTGCACGATTGCCCTGGCCTCCGGAAAAACCGTCGCCAAGATCGCCGCCGATGCGCACAAGCCGGACGGGCTGGCGGTGATCGAGCCGGGCGCGGAAGCCTCCTTCTTGGCCCCGCTGCCGATTCGTTCGTTGCCGGGCATGGGTCCCAAATCCACAGAGGCAGTCGAGCGCCTGGGAGTGAAGACAATGGGCGACCTCCTCCTTCCTCGCTTCGAATCAGCGCTTCTGCGCTTACTGGGCACCCGCCTGGCAGCGTTTCAATCACTGGCCCGCGGCTTTGATTCCGATCCTGTAGTAGCCGACCGCGAGTCTAAGAGTGTGAGCCACGAAACGACCTTCGACGAAGATACGAACGATCCTGGCGTACTGGAGCCGATCATTCATGGGTTTCTCGAAACGCTGGCGCATGAGCTTCGCTTAGAGGGTCTGGCTGCCGGCTCCTTCACCGTGAAACTGAAGGATTCGCAGTTTCGCATCACCACGCGGCAACGGAAGTTTGCCACGCCGTTGAACTATGACCCGGATATGTGGCCGGATATTCGTCTGGCTTTGAAAAACTTGCTACAGCCGCGATCGCGATATCGCCTCGTGGGCCTCGGCCTGTCGGACCTCGTGCCGGCCCCGGAACCGCTCTTCGACCGCCGCCAGCGCGATGCGGTGGCTGCCCTGGATAAACTGATCGAGCGACATGGCGCAGGAGTCGTCCGCCTGGGCGCCCTTCCTCTGGATGACGAGGGGAAGAAGAAACGAAGACATCCCCCACCCGTCTGA
- the mtgA gene encoding monofunctional biosynthetic peptidoglycan transglycosylase, translating into MSKSTGSRFGRILFWATVLVGLPAAALALYWLATLPDVSRLAKHHPTETALMEARRAQAKEQGHALHIKFAWVPLSRIAPALQRAVVAAEDASFFAHEGFDWEGIKDAALYNLEVGEFKRGGSTITQQLAKNLYLSSERSLLRKAREALITRSLEHHLTKKQILELYLNVAEWGQGVFGAEAAARHHFGKSAEDLTIEEAALLAAILPSPRRYDPIRHTAYLTRRQRHIVRWLERGSSRKSGAITRHPSESLEVVPVEE; encoded by the coding sequence ATGAGCAAGTCAACAGGCAGTCGGTTCGGCCGGATCCTGTTTTGGGCGACCGTGCTCGTCGGTCTACCGGCTGCCGCCTTGGCGTTGTACTGGTTGGCGACGCTCCCCGATGTGTCCCGCCTCGCCAAACACCATCCCACGGAAACGGCATTGATGGAAGCCCGCCGGGCCCAGGCCAAGGAGCAAGGCCATGCGCTGCACATCAAATTTGCCTGGGTGCCGTTATCGCGAATTGCACCGGCGCTTCAACGAGCCGTGGTCGCAGCGGAAGATGCGTCGTTCTTCGCCCATGAAGGATTCGACTGGGAAGGTATCAAGGATGCAGCGCTGTACAACCTGGAGGTCGGGGAGTTCAAACGCGGAGGCAGCACCATCACCCAACAGTTGGCGAAAAACCTCTACCTCTCGTCCGAACGCTCCTTATTACGAAAAGCCCGGGAGGCGTTGATCACACGTTCCCTGGAGCACCATTTGACCAAGAAACAAATTCTGGAGCTGTACTTGAATGTCGCCGAATGGGGACAGGGCGTGTTTGGAGCGGAGGCGGCGGCGCGACACCATTTCGGGAAATCTGCTGAGGATCTCACAATTGAGGAGGCGGCTCTGCTGGCGGCGATTCTGCCTTCTCCGCGCCGCTATGACCCGATCAGGCACACGGCCTATCTCACTCGACGCCAGCGGCACATCGTGCGCTGGCTAGAACGAGGGAGCAGCCGGAAATCAGGCGCCATCACTCGACACCCATCGGAAAGTTTGGAAGTGGTTCCTGTGGAGGAGTGA